In the Candidatus Electrothrix rattekaaiensis genome, one interval contains:
- a CDS encoding Uma2 family endonuclease encodes MGEAAKRYAVYEDLFNLPEHLVGEILNGALETHPRPGPRHAQASSSLAAKVVSPFGHGQGGPGGWRILFEPELHLDVDIMVPDLAGWRRERMPELPETAWFECVPDWVCEVLSPSTGKTDRAIKMPLYAHYGVKHLWLVDPDLQTLEAYQLQTESSGNKWVLLKTLQDDQSVSLPPFTETSFDLSVLWA; translated from the coding sequence ATGGGAGAAGCAGCCAAACGCTACGCAGTATACGAAGACCTTTTTAATCTTCCTGAACACTTGGTAGGAGAAATCCTCAACGGTGCTCTGGAAACCCATCCAAGACCCGGTCCCCGTCATGCGCAGGCATCCTCGTCATTGGCTGCAAAAGTAGTCAGCCCATTTGGGCATGGTCAGGGCGGCCCCGGTGGCTGGAGGATACTCTTTGAGCCTGAGTTGCACTTGGATGTCGATATAATGGTTCCCGATCTGGCGGGATGGCGGCGTGAGCGAATGCCGGAACTGCCTGAAACCGCTTGGTTTGAATGCGTGCCGGATTGGGTGTGCGAGGTGCTTTCGCCCTCAACGGGCAAGACCGACCGTGCGATCAAAATGCCCTTGTATGCGCATTACGGCGTCAAGCATCTGTGGCTAGTTGATCCAGACCTGCAAACCTTGGAAGCCTATCAACTGCAAACTGAATCGTCGGGCAATAAATGGGTGCTGCTCAAAACCTTGCAGGACGATCAAAGCGTATCCCTACCGCCCTTTACGGAAACCAGTTTTGATTTGTCCGTGTTATGGGCATAA
- a CDS encoding carboxypeptidase-like regulatory domain-containing protein yields MDMKHVEKNAFFLFRMIGGLLISLFCAVAVAQAGSISGKITTDGLDDGIAGVYAQAFQAGIWVTNAPPTNASGQYVIDGLEDGSYQVRFWAFETDFITRWYSSSNSNGLDYDQASFVSVSGGEETGNVNITLLAGESISGQVVNETGCAAGTVEGLWVMAYDSNEEFRGYAVTNENGEFTITSLPPTNDVKLLIWDYDGSGVEEWYQDAADFANATSIPAGTTANIAVDFCSLKSASSTAHLIPVYMMLNLL; encoded by the coding sequence ATGGATATGAAGCATGTAGAAAAAAACGCTTTTTTTTTATTTCGAATGATTGGCGGGCTGTTGATCAGCTTGTTTTGTGCAGTAGCTGTTGCGCAGGCCGGATCAATATCAGGAAAAATAACAACAGATGGGCTTGATGATGGAATTGCGGGTGTTTATGCCCAGGCGTTTCAAGCCGGGATATGGGTAACAAATGCTCCTCCGACGAACGCTAGCGGTCAGTATGTTATTGATGGTCTGGAGGACGGATCGTATCAGGTGCGTTTTTGGGCATTTGAGACGGATTTTATAACGCGTTGGTATAGCTCCTCGAACTCAAATGGGCTTGATTATGATCAAGCGTCGTTTGTCTCTGTTTCTGGGGGAGAGGAGACAGGGAATGTTAATATTACCCTACTTGCAGGGGAGAGTATTTCAGGTCAAGTGGTAAACGAGACGGGCTGTGCTGCAGGCACCGTCGAAGGTTTGTGGGTAATGGCCTATGATAGTAATGAGGAATTTAGAGGCTACGCAGTGACGAATGAAAATGGTGAATTTACAATAACGAGCTTGCCCCCTACTAATGATGTGAAACTGCTTATCTGGGATTATGACGGATCTGGAGTCGAAGAATGGTATCAGGATGCAGCTGATTTTGCCAATGCCACTTCGATACCTGCCGGTACCACAGCGAATATCGCTGTGGATTTTTGCTCACTCAAATCGGCTAGCTCAACAGCCCACCTCATCCCTGTCTACATGATGCTCAACCTTCTTTAA
- a CDS encoding choice-of-anchor J domain-containing protein, which translates to MDPYRNKVLVGVALFLLFISSENLFATTGVLLEDFNSCQIPVDWEVMDLLEHEGGSCGWQWRLNEGLEVNKTGGGDEGCFILANSDECGLGTNIDTVLVTPSLDCLDLTGISLSFKYDAFEGQGTSTFAVEISTDGGSNWVPVWQQAQSDRGPKTASVDISSEADGQPSVLIRFRYNASWDWWWQIDDVTVISNEKKSFNWLLFLPAITAGSDPTV; encoded by the coding sequence ATGGACCCATATAGAAATAAAGTGCTGGTTGGTGTAGCACTGTTTTTGCTTTTTATCTCTTCGGAAAATCTGTTTGCCACTACAGGGGTACTGCTGGAAGACTTCAATTCTTGCCAGATTCCTGTTGATTGGGAGGTAATGGACCTGCTTGAGCATGAGGGAGGTTCCTGCGGCTGGCAGTGGAGGCTTAATGAAGGGCTGGAGGTTAACAAGACCGGCGGGGGTGATGAAGGCTGTTTTATCCTTGCCAATAGCGATGAGTGCGGGCTAGGAACAAACATTGACACCGTGCTTGTCACTCCTTCACTTGATTGCTTGGATTTGACCGGAATAAGCCTTTCATTTAAATATGATGCCTTTGAGGGGCAGGGGACCAGTACCTTTGCCGTAGAAATTTCGACAGATGGGGGGAGTAATTGGGTTCCGGTATGGCAACAGGCACAGTCTGATCGAGGCCCTAAAACAGCATCAGTGGATATTAGTTCGGAAGCTGACGGACAGCCCTCTGTGCTTATCCGTTTTCGCTACAATGCCTCTTGGGACTGGTGGTGGCAGATTGATGATGTAACGGTGATCTCTAATGAAAAAAAATCGTTTAACTGGCTCCTGTTCCTACCGGCAATTACCGCTGGCTCAGACCCAACCGTGTAA
- a CDS encoding radical SAM protein has protein sequence MMKEKDCFSAGETDTARYFAKAVASRTPLAASFELTRRCNFRCVHCYLGDQECIRRHRHRELDTDAVFRLIDEMVEAGTLFLLLTGGDPMLRPDFVEIYKYAVRAGLLVTVFCNGSLVTDEITRAFLEYPPRMLEITVYGATQETFEAVTQQTGSFSGCMTGIERLRSAGVRLRLKTMVLTLNVDEFPAIRELAMNMGLQFRHDCSIHAAVAHEDNGGRSNVDTDECRLTGPLQYRLSPDQASDVDLSIDELALELAGVIAKSSSTESSDKLYYCGAGRSLYHITPYGKLQPCVIVEEYSVDLNNKGGIVDGWNGRLKEFSLSKASPLFSCSKCRNKGICSGCPGAFALTKGIPEQVDVFYCQYAEMRRNKTLEKKS, from the coding sequence ATGATGAAGGAAAAAGATTGCTTTAGCGCAGGAGAAACAGACACCGCACGCTATTTTGCCAAAGCTGTTGCTTCACGAACACCTTTGGCTGCCTCCTTTGAGTTGACTCGCCGTTGCAATTTTCGTTGTGTTCACTGCTACCTTGGTGATCAGGAGTGCATTCGTCGACATCGACATCGGGAACTTGATACGGATGCTGTATTTCGTCTGATTGACGAAATGGTTGAGGCGGGTACCCTATTTCTCCTCCTGACCGGAGGAGATCCAATGCTCCGTCCTGATTTTGTGGAGATTTACAAATACGCCGTTCGGGCCGGACTCCTGGTGACGGTATTCTGTAACGGTTCTCTGGTGACCGATGAAATAACCAGAGCTTTCCTTGAATATCCACCTAGAATGTTAGAGATAACAGTCTACGGTGCGACACAGGAAACTTTTGAAGCTGTAACCCAGCAAACAGGTTCATTTTCTGGCTGTATGACAGGAATAGAACGTTTAAGGAGCGCAGGGGTTCGTCTACGTCTGAAGACTATGGTGTTAACACTGAATGTGGATGAGTTTCCGGCCATTCGTGAGCTGGCAATGAACATGGGGCTTCAGTTTCGCCATGATTGCTCCATACATGCAGCAGTAGCTCATGAGGATAATGGCGGGCGATCGAATGTCGACACCGATGAGTGTAGGTTGACTGGCCCGCTTCAGTATCGTCTCTCGCCGGATCAGGCAAGCGATGTCGATTTGAGTATAGATGAACTGGCACTTGAACTGGCCGGAGTGATAGCGAAATCAAGCTCGACAGAATCATCGGATAAACTGTATTACTGCGGAGCAGGGAGGTCATTATATCATATTACTCCTTACGGGAAATTACAACCTTGTGTGATAGTGGAGGAGTATAGTGTTGATCTGAATAATAAAGGAGGAATAGTAGATGGATGGAATGGAAGGCTGAAGGAGTTCAGTTTATCCAAGGCCAGCCCACTTTTTTCCTGCTCTAAGTGTCGCAATAAAGGAATATGTTCGGGTTGTCCAGGTGCTTTTGCTTTAACGAAGGGAATCCCAGAACAGGTTGATGTTTTTTATTGTCAATATGCTGAAATGCGAAGAAATAAAACTTTAGAGAAGAAGAGTTGA